The following proteins come from a genomic window of Dreissena polymorpha isolate Duluth1 chromosome 1, UMN_Dpol_1.0, whole genome shotgun sequence:
- the LOC127859652 gene encoding uncharacterized protein LOC127859652 — protein sequence MATKEDTPVLQKGSDALFDYCCCVCDDNDTLTEALFYCESCCKWYCDQCVSLHGQMYKKHTTLGKSEQVKWPVARGVAELLTKCEEHKGKMIEMFCADHSHLCCTTCVLLDHRQCNKVTQITSGEHKKEHDDLQKLTTDIINLTQRLRKLVEQKECKVKSLQCAYDNIIEEITLVRQKFNAALDLLVQRTINEGRQVVARLKKSLQADVFSGKAALKRIQSLQDASDKIAPHDSELSTVAFMKIENELLTSDSILREMDSKSDFTLSFTLDKNIENCLATMTTLGTINTSNSSTVIATTRNSHYNIKLSGEATCEIRCICEMPNGNVIIADAKNNKIKILDKHFHVVSYYDMPACPFYVCQITDAEVAVAVYNWKSVHEIHVLALTNDTMVEKEIFKLTHPCTGIRHYNGHLYVASTQALYRYTMTGMLLDKMYEDTSGYCTVYRFALNANGDRIHVIDYTNHKVLTLNMSGQFLSSFADPELQCPIDVQVTESEQVLVCGYASKNIIQLNSEGTEKIANVASLKEGTQLLSICCSRQTGSIFVGRYRNDDIVVYDKK from the exons ATGGCGACAAAAGAAGACACACCTGTGTTACAGAAAGGTTCAGACGCGTTATTCGACTATTGTTGTTGTGTGTGCGATGACAATGATACACTAACAGAGGCGCTGTTCTATTGTGAGAGTTGTTGTAAGTGGTACTGTGACCAGTGTGTGTCTCTTCATGGTCAGATGTACAAGAAACACACAACGCTTGGGAAGAGTGAGCAAGTAAAATGGCCGGTCGCCAGGGGCGTAGCAGAGCTCTTGACAAAATGTGAGGAACACAAAGGGAAAATGATTGAAATGTTCTGCGCGGACCATAGTCATTTGTGCTGTACGACGTGTGTACTGCTCGATCATAG gCAATGTAACAAGGTTACTCAAATAACCAGTGGGGAACACAAAAAGGAACATGACGATCTACAAAAGCTGACAACCGACATCATTAACTTGACACAGCGTCTCAGAAAACTGGTAGAACAGAAAGAGTGCAAAGTCAAGTCACTTCAGTGTGCGTACGACAACATTATAGAAGAGATCACTCTCGTGCGTCAGAAATTTAATGCCGCATTAGATTTACTGGTGCAGCGTACTATAAATGAAGGAAGACAAGTGGTAGCTCGTCTGAAAAAATCACTGCAAGCTGATGTATTCTCGGGTAAAGCTGCTCTGAAAAGGATTCAATCCCTCCAAGATGCGTCCGATAAAATTGCGCCACACGATTCAGAATTATCTACCGTTGCATTTATGAAAATCGAAAATGAGCTGTTAACCTCTGACTCAATTTTACGCGAGATGGACTCAAAATCTGATTTCACTTTATCATTTACCCTtgacaaaaatattgaaaattgtttAGCTACAATGACAACGCTTGGCACTATTAACACTTCAAATAGTAGCACAGTTATTGCAACAACAAGAAATTCACATTACAATATAAAGCTAAGTGGTGAAGCAACATGTGAGATACGATGCATATGTGAGATGCCTAACGGTAATGTCATTATTGCCGACGCTAAAAACAACAAGATAAAGATACTTGATAAACACTTCCATGTGGTCAGTTACTATGATATGCCAGCATGTCCTTTCTACGTGTGTCAGATAACAGACGCTGAAGTGGCTGTTGCAGTTTATAATTGGAAAAGCGTACACGAGATTCACGTACTTGCACTGACAAATGATACTATGGTTGAGAAAGAAATATTTAAGCTGACACATCCATGCACCGGAATTCGACACTATAATGGTCATTTGTACGTTGCATCCACACAAGCGTTATACCGGTACACAATGACGGGCATGCTGCTGGACAAGATGTATGAAGACACATCGGGTTATTGCACAG TCTACAGGTTTGCACTGAACGCGAATGGTGATCGGATTCATGTCATCGACTATACAAATCACAAGGTCCTGACCCTGAACATGAGTGGACAATTCCTTTCGTCCTTCGCTGACCCAGAACTTCAATGCCCGATTGACGTACAAGTGACAGAGTCAGAACAAGTGTTGGTGTGTGGATACGCTTCAAAGAACATCATTCAACTCAACAGCGAGGGGACAGAGAAAATTGCTAATGTAGCTTCACTGAAGGAAGGAACGCAACTTTTGTCCATCTGTTGCTCGAGACAAACTGGTTCCATATTTGTAGGAAGATATAGAAATGATGACATTGTAGTGTATGACAAAAAATGA